A genomic segment from Chitinophaga flava encodes:
- a CDS encoding DUF6438 domain-containing protein yields MRILSLTFALLLFGLALHAQSDTALLRKAWVGPELAYLNFDQKGYSMDFYGQWPQDGAYTLLGDTLRLHKIRYYGEKKTLYGDGDFLIKRLTTDSLILVPINWMANKKLRGQPILYYKDQALTAKKDLRFDSLVLKSSHSYSSTPTMEIQINQKKQVKFSGLIYVIKDGSYTDILPDSTYQQLLYLLSISELDHLKSWGQEIHDDKPLSLQIWYNNKMMLIECRRFPMVADKLEQLLFKISATTKLERSSFRSL; encoded by the coding sequence ATGAGGATACTGTCCCTGACCTTTGCCCTACTTCTTTTTGGCCTCGCCCTGCATGCACAGTCAGACACCGCACTTCTTCGTAAAGCATGGGTAGGACCGGAACTGGCCTATTTGAATTTTGATCAGAAAGGATACTCGATGGATTTCTATGGTCAATGGCCCCAAGATGGCGCTTATACGTTATTAGGGGATACACTCAGATTACACAAAATCAGATATTATGGCGAAAAAAAGACCCTCTATGGCGATGGGGATTTTTTGATAAAACGACTCACCACAGATAGTCTGATCCTTGTTCCCATTAACTGGATGGCCAACAAAAAATTAAGAGGTCAGCCCATACTTTATTATAAAGATCAGGCGCTGACAGCTAAAAAGGATCTTCGTTTCGATAGCCTTGTTTTGAAATCCTCCCATTCCTATTCGTCCACCCCCACAATGGAAATACAGATAAATCAAAAGAAACAAGTGAAATTCAGCGGATTGATATATGTCATAAAGGATGGGAGTTATACAGATATTTTACCAGATTCTACCTATCAGCAGCTGTTGTATCTTCTCAGCATATCTGAACTGGACCACTTAAAATCCTGGGGACAAGAGATACATGATGACAAGCCGCTTTCGTTACAAATATGGTACAATAACAAGATGATGCTTATTGAATGCAGGCGCTTTCCTATGGTAGCTGATAAACTGGAACAGCTTTTATTCAAGATATCGGCAACAACAAAGTTAGAAAGATCTAGCTTTAGGTCATTGTAA
- a CDS encoding alpha-ketoglutarate-dependent dioxygenase AlkB produces MMISSEFNKITLDLETNLFNELLSATDFEPVAKGRIGNHLVKMDGNRIPIVRTTTKYNIPAHDFSAIHNMLVECINDSIRKSNLEDIPALHFNNALIEVYDASYSKMNYHSDQNLDLDNDSYIGLFSCYENPEELSAQHIRKLKIKDKVSEEEQEYSLTHNSVILFSLSTNTKFLHKIVLDAAPKPLVPDNKWLGITFRTSKTYIQFEDDLPRFANGKLLELANKEQETAFYKLRGEENRNLNFVYPDLIYTVNAGDTMKPKHS; encoded by the coding sequence ATGATGATCAGTTCTGAGTTTAACAAAATTACGCTTGATTTAGAAACCAATTTATTCAATGAATTACTGAGCGCAACAGACTTTGAACCTGTTGCTAAAGGCAGAATCGGCAATCACCTGGTAAAGATGGACGGCAATCGTATCCCGATAGTGAGAACTACTACAAAATACAATATACCCGCTCATGATTTTTCCGCCATTCATAACATGCTTGTTGAGTGCATCAATGATTCTATTAGAAAGAGTAACCTGGAAGACATACCTGCGCTGCATTTTAATAATGCCTTAATAGAAGTCTATGATGCCAGTTATTCCAAAATGAATTATCATTCAGACCAAAATCTGGATTTGGATAATGATTCATACATAGGACTTTTTTCCTGTTATGAAAACCCGGAAGAACTTTCAGCGCAGCACATTAGGAAACTAAAGATAAAAGATAAAGTAAGCGAAGAAGAGCAGGAGTATTCGTTAACACATAATTCGGTCATACTGTTTTCATTATCCACCAACACAAAGTTCCTGCATAAAATTGTCCTGGATGCTGCTCCAAAACCATTGGTACCAGACAATAAATGGCTAGGCATTACATTCCGGACATCAAAAACGTATATTCAATTTGAGGATGATTTACCTCGTTTTGCCAATGGGAAATTATTGGAATTAGCGAATAAGGAACAGGAAACAGCGTTTTACAAGCTGAGAGGGGAAGAGAACCGAAATCTGAATTTCGTTTATCCGGATCTAATATATACTGTAAATGCAGGAGATACCATGAAACCAAAGCACAGTTGA
- a CDS encoding epoxide hydrolase family protein, which produces MNPFSINVPQETLNDLSARLKQTRWTDEPENAGWNYGTNPGYLRELVHYWQTEYDWRTHEAEINQFPQYKTEIDGITIHFIYVKGQGKNTSPLILSHGWPDSFYRFLPIIPMLTDPTEGGRSYDLVIPSIPGFGFSQQTALNSDRTAALFNKLMTEVLGYSTYFAAGGDMGTLITKSLAVQFPGNVKAIHLTDVGYPNGSEDWGTMTPAEQAFGQQIQHWFFTEGAFNMIQSTKPQTLGYGLNDSPVGLASWIIEKFHAWSDNDGNLENCLSMDTLITNIMIYWISQSINSSIRTYAENARAGYMGGLQSSQRVGVPTGVSLFPKEAQFPKEWAERMANVVSFNILGKGGHFAAMEQPEIYSRELVGFFGKM; this is translated from the coding sequence ATGAACCCTTTTAGCATTAATGTACCGCAAGAGACACTTAACGATCTATCAGCAAGACTAAAACAAACCAGGTGGACGGATGAACCTGAAAATGCCGGGTGGAATTATGGCACCAATCCGGGGTATTTGCGGGAACTGGTGCACTATTGGCAGACAGAGTACGATTGGAGAACCCACGAAGCAGAGATCAACCAGTTTCCCCAATACAAGACCGAAATAGACGGCATTACCATTCATTTCATTTATGTAAAAGGCCAGGGAAAAAATACCTCGCCGCTGATCCTGAGCCATGGATGGCCAGACTCATTCTATCGCTTTCTCCCGATTATTCCAATGCTGACCGATCCAACTGAAGGCGGACGTTCTTATGACCTCGTGATCCCTTCCATACCCGGGTTTGGATTCTCCCAACAAACGGCCCTGAATAGCGATAGGACGGCAGCCCTGTTCAACAAACTCATGACAGAAGTACTGGGATATTCCACCTACTTTGCCGCAGGCGGTGATATGGGTACTTTGATCACGAAGTCACTGGCAGTGCAGTTCCCGGGCAATGTAAAGGCTATTCATTTAACGGATGTAGGTTATCCCAACGGCAGCGAGGACTGGGGAACGATGACCCCCGCCGAACAGGCGTTTGGGCAACAAATACAACATTGGTTCTTTACAGAAGGCGCGTTTAATATGATCCAGTCAACTAAGCCACAAACCCTGGGTTATGGGCTCAACGACAGCCCCGTGGGACTGGCCTCCTGGATCATCGAAAAATTCCATGCCTGGAGTGACAATGATGGAAATCTCGAAAATTGCCTTAGCATGGACACACTGATCACAAACATTATGATCTACTGGATAAGCCAATCCATTAATTCGTCCATCAGAACATATGCAGAGAATGCTCGCGCCGGTTATATGGGGGGGCTGCAATCTTCCCAACGGGTAGGTGTACCAACGGGGGTGTCGCTGTTTCCCAAGGAAGCCCAATTCCCTAAAGAATGGGCGGAAAGGATGGCCAATGTCGTAAGCTTCAATATACTGGGCAAAGGAGGTCATTTTGCAGCGATGGAACAGCCTGAGATCTATTCCAGGGAGCTTGTCGGATTCTTTGGGAAAATGTGA
- a CDS encoding helix-turn-helix domain-containing protein: MLVTDPIMKVHRHIPTYPLSDFIQHIVYVSGSLSTPYIKELPEGGINLVIELNENTLNTVYPEINTDCKKEVKNAWISGMQKQAILYKNNPNSTIISIRFTVGGFFSLTKIPITVLDNAGVEAEAVFGSSFMRLYEKLLNATALADRFALIENYFLQYSVEENMGYHIVRFINQHIDKPIDWLIQKSGYSQKHVIHLLKTYTGFSPKYLQRVHRLQQVITEIQKNKTHIDWFSIIHRYGYFDQAHLIKDFAYFTGLKPMEYLRSQLVLDENELVPEMILQFPNDNPDAK; encoded by the coding sequence TTGCTAGTCACTGATCCGATCATGAAAGTACACCGGCACATTCCAACCTATCCGCTCTCAGACTTCATTCAGCACATTGTTTACGTTAGCGGATCATTATCAACACCTTACATCAAAGAGCTTCCGGAAGGCGGAATAAACCTCGTGATCGAACTGAATGAAAATACCCTGAATACAGTTTATCCCGAAATAAATACCGATTGCAAAAAAGAGGTTAAGAATGCCTGGATCTCGGGGATGCAGAAACAGGCGATCCTTTACAAAAACAATCCCAATTCTACTATCATCAGTATCCGTTTTACGGTGGGTGGCTTTTTTTCGCTTACGAAGATACCTATTACCGTATTGGACAATGCGGGTGTTGAGGCCGAAGCTGTTTTTGGGAGTTCCTTCATGCGATTGTATGAAAAGCTACTCAATGCCACCGCCCTGGCAGACAGGTTCGCATTGATCGAAAACTACTTTTTACAATATTCGGTTGAAGAGAACATGGGATACCATATCGTGAGATTTATAAACCAGCATATCGACAAACCCATCGACTGGTTAATACAGAAATCCGGCTATTCTCAAAAGCACGTCATTCACCTGCTTAAAACATATACGGGCTTTTCACCAAAATACCTGCAAAGAGTTCATCGGCTACAGCAGGTGATTACTGAAATCCAAAAAAATAAGACCCATATCGACTGGTTCTCCATCATCCACCGGTACGGCTATTTTGACCAGGCCCATCTCATAAAAGATTTTGCCTATTTTACAGGGTTAAAGCCAATGGAGTATCTGAGATCTCAATTAGTCTTGGATGAAAATGAGTTGGTGCCCGAAATGATCCTGCAATTTCCCAATGATAATCCGGATGCAAAGTAA
- a CDS encoding TonB-dependent receptor domain-containing protein gives MPKRMTNCLIQIAVALIAFQGALFAQDRKVVVSGIIKEGKNKTVLPFVNVTLKHTKDSSLAAGTITGEDGRFSLSAISSGNYFLETTYLGYEVKQLPVQVGSLSAFLDLGSIELKENARTLNEVEVTAQQAGIDTKMDKKIFSLENNMSQQGGSVLQAMKNLPGITTSQDGKVQLRGSDRVTILIDGKQTALTGFGNQSGLDNIPASAIERIEIINNPSARYDANGNAGIINIIYKKNKQEGFNGKIGLTTGLGALWQKEENLPGIRPQYQATPKINPSLSLNYRKNKINAFFQGDWLYMKTLNKSEFAERIYDNGDTVRQQVKRNRRTYDGSVKTGVDWNIDDRNTLTVSGLYSRERVLDDGDIPYFNGKLTERRRLWQFHEDEVNSAFTAMAAYQHKFRQPGHLLNINFNYTFHREDEKYFLTDNRTTYIGKDTFMLIADEHVADLNVDYVRPLRHGRVESGLKLRRRVIPTNMRFFPGEQSPLDKGAAGWADYAETIPAIYGNYVYENNRIEAEAGIRMEYVRLNYTVNPDHNTYKSDGYNYVQPFPNVRLAYKLNDANKISFFYNRRVDRPDEGDIRIFPKYDEPEMLKVGNPALRPQFTNTFELGYKTSWRTGSFYSALYHRMTDGTITRIGTLAPGSDIIYNIYQNAGRSYNSGIEAVLNKEVTAWFSLNANVNVYRNIIDAFTVENKYPVPTFYTAAKQQLTSGNAKLNGLFHLPAKTELQVTGIYLAKDIIPQGEIGSRFSVDLGAKKLIQQGKGELFVNASDIFNTLRIKRQVRGDGFSVVSTDNYETQVFRLGYSYKF, from the coding sequence ATGCCGAAGAGAATGACCAATTGCCTGATTCAGATAGCTGTGGCACTGATAGCTTTTCAGGGCGCACTGTTCGCCCAGGATAGAAAAGTAGTGGTATCCGGAATTATAAAAGAAGGAAAGAATAAAACCGTACTGCCTTTTGTAAATGTGACTTTAAAGCACACAAAAGACAGCAGCCTGGCGGCTGGCACCATTACAGGTGAAGATGGCCGCTTTTCATTGTCTGCCATAAGTAGCGGCAATTATTTCCTGGAGACCACCTATCTGGGCTATGAAGTAAAACAACTCCCGGTGCAGGTGGGATCACTCAGTGCCTTTCTGGACCTGGGTTCCATAGAACTGAAGGAAAACGCCCGCACCCTCAATGAAGTGGAAGTGACCGCTCAGCAAGCTGGCATTGACACTAAAATGGATAAAAAGATCTTTTCGCTGGAAAACAATATGAGCCAGCAAGGCGGTTCTGTATTGCAGGCTATGAAAAATCTGCCGGGCATTACTACCAGCCAGGATGGTAAAGTGCAGCTGCGCGGCAGCGACCGGGTGACCATCCTCATCGATGGTAAACAAACCGCTCTCACCGGTTTTGGTAACCAGTCAGGCCTTGATAATATCCCGGCTTCCGCTATCGAACGGATCGAGATCATCAACAACCCCTCCGCCAGATACGATGCCAATGGTAACGCAGGCATCATCAACATCATTTACAAGAAAAACAAACAGGAAGGCTTTAATGGTAAAATAGGTCTCACCACCGGCCTGGGCGCATTGTGGCAAAAGGAAGAAAACCTGCCCGGCATAAGACCTCAGTACCAGGCTACCCCTAAAATTAATCCGTCCCTGTCGCTCAACTACCGGAAGAATAAGATCAATGCTTTCTTTCAGGGCGATTGGCTATACATGAAAACCCTCAATAAAAGCGAGTTCGCAGAACGTATATACGATAATGGTGACACCGTGCGGCAACAGGTAAAACGCAACCGCCGCACTTATGACGGCTCTGTAAAAACAGGCGTCGACTGGAATATCGATGATCGTAATACCCTCACAGTGTCCGGATTATACAGCCGTGAGCGTGTTCTTGATGATGGTGATATCCCTTACTTCAACGGTAAATTAACGGAAAGAAGAAGGTTATGGCAATTTCATGAAGATGAAGTGAACTCTGCTTTCACAGCCATGGCGGCCTATCAGCATAAGTTCCGGCAGCCGGGCCACCTGCTGAACATCAATTTCAACTATACATTCCATCGGGAAGATGAAAAATATTTTCTGACCGATAACCGCACTACCTACATCGGGAAAGATACCTTTATGCTGATAGCCGATGAACACGTGGCTGATCTGAATGTAGACTACGTGCGGCCGCTACGTCATGGCCGTGTGGAAAGTGGACTGAAGCTCCGCAGAAGAGTGATACCCACCAATATGCGTTTCTTCCCCGGAGAACAGTCACCCCTCGATAAAGGTGCCGCCGGATGGGCAGATTATGCCGAAACTATTCCTGCTATTTACGGCAACTATGTATATGAAAACAATCGCATTGAAGCCGAAGCCGGCATACGTATGGAGTATGTACGCCTGAATTACACTGTCAACCCCGATCACAATACCTATAAAAGCGATGGCTACAACTATGTACAGCCTTTCCCTAATGTACGCCTGGCTTATAAGCTGAATGATGCCAATAAAATCTCTTTCTTCTACAACCGAAGAGTAGACCGGCCGGATGAAGGTGATATCCGTATTTTCCCCAAATATGATGAACCGGAAATGCTGAAAGTAGGTAATCCTGCGCTGCGGCCGCAGTTCACCAATACTTTTGAACTGGGATACAAAACCAGTTGGCGTACCGGTAGCTTCTATTCGGCGTTGTACCATCGTATGACTGATGGAACCATCACCCGTATTGGCACACTGGCGCCAGGAAGTGATATTATCTACAATATCTACCAGAACGCAGGCCGTAGCTATAATTCTGGTATAGAGGCCGTACTGAATAAGGAGGTGACAGCCTGGTTTTCGTTGAATGCTAACGTGAACGTATATCGCAATATCATTGATGCCTTTACCGTGGAAAACAAATATCCGGTACCGACCTTCTATACTGCTGCCAAACAACAGCTTACTTCCGGCAATGCCAAGCTGAATGGACTGTTTCATCTGCCGGCTAAAACAGAACTTCAGGTGACCGGTATTTATCTGGCTAAGGATATCATTCCACAGGGAGAAATTGGTTCCCGCTTCTCCGTGGACCTGGGGGCTAAAAAGCTGATCCAGCAAGGAAAAGGAGAACTATTTGTGAATGCCAGTGATATCTTTAATACGCTGCGTATCAAACGGCAAGTGCGGGGAGATGGCTTTTCGGTAGTGAGTACAGACAATTACGAAACACAGGTTTTCCGACTGGGATATAGCTATAAATTCTGA
- a CDS encoding sensor histidine kinase translates to MKKLLSKSLKVFSLYAFFVLVCSIPAYYYIVDNIWMNELHEHNKIVAETIKANIHKAYSSDSALDHHIHTWNQLQPDAAIRRAAMVKPDSTYNIYRRNATGINRFHGLVSSFTVNSQPYSLTVETNMEETHETILAITLVTILFFILLLAGLVLLNKRASRRLWQPFYNTLHKIAGFDLNRQQQISFDKTNIAEFETLNNSLQQLINENISTYQQQKEFTENASHELQTPLAIAKSKLDLLLQSQPLNDKQSLLVEESIKALMKVTRINKNLLLLARIENHQFLQKENICLSELLEDCIAPLFDLFAHKSLQIEQHIQSGINIEGNKVLVEILLNNLLLNAARYVNPGGKIIVHLLPGKLRIANTGSISLDTGNLFKRFTAGSPQSPGSGLGLAIVQQICQRYHWQVYYTFENQLHQFCIDF, encoded by the coding sequence ATGAAAAAACTGCTGAGTAAATCGCTGAAAGTATTTTCGCTGTATGCCTTTTTTGTATTGGTATGCAGTATTCCTGCCTATTATTATATCGTGGATAATATCTGGATGAACGAGTTACATGAGCATAATAAAATTGTTGCAGAGACTATAAAAGCCAATATTCACAAGGCTTACAGCAGTGACAGCGCCCTCGACCATCATATCCACACCTGGAATCAGTTGCAGCCGGATGCTGCTATCCGCAGAGCAGCGATGGTAAAGCCAGACAGTACTTACAATATCTACCGTCGCAATGCTACAGGTATCAACCGTTTTCATGGATTGGTATCTTCTTTTACAGTCAACAGTCAACCCTACAGTCTCACGGTAGAAACCAATATGGAGGAAACCCACGAAACAATCCTCGCTATTACGCTGGTGACCATCCTATTTTTTATACTCCTGCTGGCAGGACTGGTACTACTCAATAAAAGGGCGTCCAGGCGCCTGTGGCAGCCGTTTTACAATACCCTTCATAAAATAGCTGGTTTTGATCTCAACCGGCAACAACAGATTTCTTTCGATAAAACCAACATCGCCGAGTTTGAAACGCTAAATAACAGTTTACAGCAGCTGATCAACGAAAATATCTCCACCTATCAGCAACAAAAAGAGTTCACGGAAAATGCTTCGCATGAGTTGCAGACACCACTAGCTATCGCCAAATCCAAGCTGGACTTGTTATTGCAAAGCCAGCCACTGAACGATAAACAATCCTTGCTGGTGGAAGAGTCCATCAAAGCTCTGATGAAGGTGACCCGTATCAATAAAAACCTGCTGCTGCTGGCCAGAATAGAAAACCACCAGTTCCTTCAGAAAGAAAACATTTGTTTAAGTGAGTTGCTGGAAGATTGTATTGCTCCACTGTTCGACTTGTTTGCTCACAAATCCCTGCAGATAGAACAACATATACAGTCTGGTATTAACATAGAAGGTAATAAAGTGCTGGTAGAGATTTTGCTCAATAACCTGCTGCTGAATGCCGCCCGCTATGTAAATCCGGGAGGGAAAATTATTGTTCATCTCCTTCCAGGAAAACTTCGTATAGCCAATACAGGTAGTATTTCACTGGATACGGGTAATCTGTTTAAGCGTTTTACGGCGGGATCTCCTCAAAGTCCCGGTAGTGGCCTTGGACTGGCTATTGTTCAGCAGATCTGCCAACGTTATCACTGGCAGGTGTATTACACATTTGAAAACCAGCTACATCAATTCTGCATCGATTTCTGA
- a CDS encoding response regulator transcription factor has product MKILIIEDEQELAQSIADYLAGENYLCEFAATFDEAVEKISIYEYDCILLDLMLPGGNGMAILEELKKQQKQEGVIIISAKGAMEDKIAGLQLGADDYLAKPFHLPELAARIYSVIRRKNFGNANTVIFNELKIDLPAKTVSVNEEPVPLTKKEFNLLLYFIGNKNRVISKMALAEHLSGDIADMLDNFDFVYAHIKNLKRKLTEAGAGNYLKTVYGTGYKWEV; this is encoded by the coding sequence ATGAAAATCTTGATTATCGAAGATGAACAGGAACTGGCACAAAGTATCGCGGACTATCTGGCCGGAGAGAACTACCTGTGCGAGTTTGCTGCCACCTTCGATGAGGCGGTTGAGAAAATCTCCATCTACGAATACGACTGTATTCTGCTGGATCTGATGCTGCCGGGAGGCAATGGTATGGCTATTCTGGAAGAACTGAAAAAACAGCAAAAGCAGGAAGGTGTCATTATCATCTCTGCCAAAGGTGCTATGGAAGATAAAATAGCTGGTCTGCAGCTGGGAGCAGATGATTATCTTGCCAAGCCCTTCCATCTGCCGGAGCTGGCCGCCAGAATCTATTCTGTCATCCGAAGAAAAAATTTCGGAAATGCCAACACCGTCATTTTTAATGAATTAAAAATAGATCTGCCCGCCAAAACCGTATCTGTCAACGAAGAACCGGTGCCACTCACCAAAAAAGAGTTCAATCTCTTACTATATTTTATCGGCAACAAAAATCGGGTCATCTCCAAAATGGCACTGGCAGAGCATCTTTCAGGTGATATTGCCGATATGTTGGATAACTTCGATTTTGTATATGCTCATATTAAAAACCTGAAACGTAAGCTGACAGAAGCCGGAGCAGGCAATTACCTTAAAACCGTTTATGGTACCGGATATAAGTGGGAAGTATGA
- a CDS encoding glycosyltransferase family A protein: MHLKKTLLQNIQDNAGYSPLEFVLLNYGSRDDLDQWARQELRPYIESGVVVYYHNPDPAYFHMSHAKNMAFRLASGDILCSVDADNYTGQGFATYIHQTFLREYPCFMSPAGIGPGKKWWDVQGRICVLRDDFNALRGYDESVMDYGYEDQDFKGRLVANGKKKVIIRDPAYLQAIRHDDTMRIASGFTTTRMTDLLVGHYCEDTSEVICLQNDHTFERFYVDRDLLHYQSTDDELKPKKRYTGTYRETDNIIQLYRENGHKYLQLTRETNDALSADDQRTFYRITSGALRDTFLLQRAIYLGRKVFFRNRKKAHAINPEGFGNGRAYRNFSDEAMLLGRV; the protein is encoded by the coding sequence ATGCACCTGAAAAAAACACTGCTTCAAAACATCCAGGACAATGCCGGTTATAGTCCGCTGGAATTTGTGCTATTGAACTACGGTTCCCGGGATGATCTGGACCAATGGGCCCGACAGGAACTGCGGCCTTATATCGAATCAGGTGTAGTGGTATACTATCATAATCCGGACCCTGCTTATTTTCATATGAGCCATGCCAAGAATATGGCTTTCCGGCTGGCTTCCGGCGATATCCTCTGTAGCGTAGACGCTGATAACTACACCGGACAAGGCTTTGCAACATATATTCATCAGACTTTTCTCCGGGAGTATCCTTGTTTTATGTCGCCGGCTGGTATCGGCCCAGGCAAAAAATGGTGGGACGTACAAGGCCGCATCTGCGTTCTCCGGGACGATTTTAATGCGCTCCGTGGATATGATGAGAGCGTGATGGACTACGGTTATGAAGATCAGGACTTCAAAGGCCGTCTGGTGGCCAATGGCAAAAAGAAGGTCATCATCCGTGACCCGGCCTATCTGCAGGCCATCCGCCATGATGATACCATGCGCATCGCCTCCGGTTTTACAACCACCCGGATGACCGATCTGCTGGTAGGCCACTATTGTGAAGATACTTCAGAGGTGATATGCCTGCAGAATGACCACACATTTGAACGTTTTTATGTAGACAGAGACCTGTTGCACTATCAGAGCACAGATGATGAACTGAAGCCTAAAAAACGATATACCGGCACCTATCGGGAAACAGACAATATCATACAGCTATACAGGGAAAACGGTCATAAATACCTGCAACTAACCCGGGAGACCAATGACGCCCTGTCTGCCGACGATCAGCGTACCTTTTACCGGATCACATCCGGTGCGTTGCGGGATACTTTTCTGTTGCAACGGGCCATTTATCTGGGCCGAAAAGTTTTTTTCCGTAACAGAAAAAAAGCCCATGCCATCAACCCTGAAGGATTCGGTAATGGAAGGGCCTACCGTAATTTCTCCGACGAAGCCATGCTGCTGGGGCGGGTATGA
- a CDS encoding alpha-1,2-fucosyltransferase — MVVLTKLYGQTSNNFLQFIHLDSFCRENNIPFHSPYFRKYFDQYPALQSYGVNYSKVLMKFFIRTKLYKEFSFVDDTQISAYKNAILTRKRLFCEGWYFSSKETVEKNRSLYQQLFTPNIDQQDFHNKYLKKENNETIIGVHIRRGDYKEFQGGEYYFEDDVYIDKIKQLLNNLNTPHKVIIFTNDDALNKANYTQHFNVLFSENPVHVDHFLMSRCDYLIGPVSSFSLWASYIGETPLFHIRTANDVVTLDKFKICDGNWF, encoded by the coding sequence ATGGTTGTACTAACAAAACTCTACGGTCAAACCAGCAACAACTTTTTACAATTTATACACCTGGATTCATTTTGCAGGGAAAACAATATCCCTTTCCATAGTCCCTATTTCAGGAAATATTTTGATCAGTATCCTGCATTGCAGTCTTATGGTGTTAACTATTCGAAAGTGCTGATGAAGTTTTTCATCAGAACGAAACTGTATAAAGAATTTAGTTTTGTTGATGACACTCAGATTTCTGCTTATAAAAATGCGATCCTTACGAGAAAACGATTGTTTTGTGAAGGCTGGTACTTCAGCAGCAAAGAAACTGTTGAAAAAAACAGAAGCCTTTATCAGCAGCTATTTACACCAAACATCGATCAGCAGGATTTCCACAATAAATACCTGAAAAAAGAAAATAATGAAACCATCATTGGTGTTCATATCCGTCGTGGTGATTACAAAGAGTTCCAGGGTGGTGAATATTATTTTGAAGATGATGTTTATATTGATAAAATAAAACAGCTGTTGAACAACCTGAATACGCCACATAAGGTGATCATCTTCACTAATGATGATGCGCTGAATAAAGCTAATTACACGCAGCATTTTAATGTGTTGTTCTCAGAAAATCCAGTGCATGTTGACCATTTCCTGATGTCACGCTGTGACTACCTGATCGGGCCTGTGAGCTCATTTTCGTTATGGGCCAGTTATATCGGAGAAACACCTTTATTTCATATTCGTACAGCCAATGACGTTGTCACGCTGGACAAATTCAAAATTTGCGACGGAAACTGGTTTTAA
- a CDS encoding class I lanthipeptide, translating to MKKKKVTLNPKLFINKLTITSLTTEQQEKVAGGATAGVICMTTETRRPTDCSATPNHACC from the coding sequence ATGAAAAAGAAAAAAGTAACCCTCAATCCCAAACTGTTCATCAACAAACTTACTATCACTTCCTTAACCACAGAACAACAGGAGAAAGTGGCTGGTGGCGCAACTGCAGGTGTTATCTGCATGACCACCGAGACACGTCGTCCAACTGATTGTTCTGCTACTCCAAATCACGCTTGCTGCTGA